From Amycolatopsis sp. YIM 10, the proteins below share one genomic window:
- a CDS encoding CitMHS family transporter codes for MLALAGFLTIAVFLAGVLSRRVSVLLALTVIPILAGLAVGAAPRLGELIGKGLTTVAPVAIMITFAVLYFCLMIEAGLFDPAVARILRWAKGDPLKITVGTAVLTLLVALDGDGASTFLITVSAMLPLYRRLGMRPLVLAGVVCLGAGVMNMVPWGGPTARAMAAMDAGSGELFLPLLPAMIGGVLWVLVAAYLIGRTERKRLGVITLEPPAETPAERTRAERIRFWLNVVLTLALVAALLAQLAKLEILFVVAFVLALLVNRPKWPQQQELFEKHGHNVVLVTTMIFAAGVFTGVLSGTGMIDAMARALVGIIPDWAAGALPPLTALTGMPLSLVFTPDAYYFGVLPVLAETSAALGGDPNEVARAALLGQMTTGFPLSPLTASTFILVGMAGVELGAHQRFIFKWAFGTTLVMTVVALATGAISI; via the coding sequence ATGCTTGCCCTGGCGGGATTCCTGACCATCGCGGTCTTTCTGGCCGGTGTGCTCTCGCGCCGGGTGTCGGTGCTGCTGGCGCTGACGGTGATCCCGATCCTGGCCGGGCTCGCGGTCGGCGCGGCACCCCGGCTCGGTGAACTGATCGGCAAGGGACTGACCACGGTCGCCCCGGTGGCGATCATGATCACCTTCGCGGTGCTCTACTTCTGCCTGATGATCGAGGCCGGGCTGTTCGACCCGGCGGTGGCCCGGATCCTGCGCTGGGCCAAGGGCGATCCGCTCAAGATCACCGTCGGCACCGCGGTGCTCACCCTGCTGGTCGCACTGGACGGCGACGGCGCCTCCACCTTCCTGATCACGGTTTCGGCGATGCTGCCGCTCTACCGCAGGCTCGGCATGCGCCCGCTGGTGCTGGCCGGGGTGGTCTGCCTCGGCGCGGGCGTGATGAACATGGTGCCGTGGGGCGGCCCGACCGCGCGGGCGATGGCCGCGATGGACGCCGGCAGCGGCGAACTGTTCCTGCCACTGCTGCCCGCGATGATCGGCGGTGTGCTGTGGGTGCTCGTCGCCGCGTACCTGATCGGCCGCACCGAGCGCAAGCGCCTCGGCGTGATCACGCTCGAACCACCCGCCGAGACGCCGGCCGAGCGCACGCGCGCCGAGCGGATCCGCTTCTGGCTCAACGTGGTGCTGACCCTCGCGCTGGTCGCCGCGCTGCTCGCCCAGCTGGCCAAGCTGGAGATCCTGTTTGTGGTGGCCTTCGTGCTCGCGCTGCTGGTCAACCGGCCGAAGTGGCCGCAGCAGCAGGAGCTGTTCGAGAAGCACGGGCACAACGTGGTGCTGGTGACCACGATGATCTTCGCCGCCGGGGTGTTCACCGGGGTCCTCTCGGGCACCGGCATGATCGACGCGATGGCCCGCGCGCTGGTCGGGATCATCCCGGACTGGGCGGCCGGCGCGCTGCCGCCGCTGACCGCGCTCACCGGCATGCCGCTGAGCCTGGTGTTCACCCCGGACGCCTACTACTTCGGCGTGCTGCCGGTGCTCGCCGAGACCAGCGCGGCGCTGGGCGGTGACCCGAACGAGGTGGCCAGGGCGGCGCTGCTCGGGCAGATGACCACCGGGTTCCCGCTCAGCCCGCTGACCGCGTCCACCTTCATCCTGGTCGGCATGGCCGGGGTCGAACTCGGCGCGCACCAGCGGTTCATCTTCAAGTGGGCCTTCGGCACCACGCTGGTGATGACCGTGGTCGCACTGGCCACCGGCGCGATCTCCATCTGA
- a CDS encoding serine protease, which yields MRGNAGASEAAGRAGEPWRIRIQDPAGETLGAGIFLGEHLALTCAHVVSGDFAADPADLRVVATFVGLPDQPSIPAVVVPGAWVPPAEDGTGDVALLRLADSPPVPGAPLCYTDAVRDRVVHTYGFPHPHENGVWVNGAELAGPSGQWVQLNSPVPGERVRGGFSGAGVIDKATGAVIGMVVTEYTDQSTGLAYMIPIRVLAGYVPALDGFVTGELPGSTGTITILIGDRRAALDSGFSEAFGKDQAGRLFTVDATGKSPGEVSSRIAEEREHSAEPATVALAGVDGSSQPEQLLHEVVRPLLKVGAKVIVQFSEDDAPGVRLARDWQRDENTARLDRLRVLAAAFESEEDSVRRQARRLGERIQPLPEFSQRSAELAFLLGAADAAEPARMNRRLVSLEKWVRRQRDRLAAYRHELAAKAEEYEELRGQLSAYNAMAVRHGLMEDEELAEVYLPAKAALTARPCLLPDATPLVHSYATAVRRKLART from the coding sequence GTGAGGGGGAACGCGGGCGCGAGCGAAGCAGCCGGGCGCGCAGGGGAGCCGTGGCGGATCAGGATCCAGGATCCGGCCGGTGAAACCCTGGGGGCCGGTATCTTCCTGGGCGAGCACCTCGCGCTCACCTGCGCCCACGTGGTTTCCGGGGATTTCGCGGCCGATCCGGCCGATCTCCGGGTGGTGGCCACGTTCGTCGGGCTCCCGGACCAGCCTTCGATACCGGCGGTCGTGGTGCCCGGTGCCTGGGTGCCGCCCGCCGAGGACGGCACCGGTGACGTAGCACTGCTGCGGCTGGCGGATTCACCGCCGGTGCCGGGAGCGCCGTTGTGCTACACCGACGCCGTGCGCGACCGTGTCGTGCACACCTACGGTTTCCCGCATCCCCACGAGAACGGTGTCTGGGTCAACGGCGCCGAGCTGGCCGGCCCGTCGGGGCAGTGGGTGCAGCTGAACTCCCCGGTCCCGGGTGAGCGCGTGCGTGGCGGGTTCAGCGGCGCCGGGGTGATCGACAAGGCCACCGGCGCGGTGATCGGCATGGTGGTCACCGAGTACACCGACCAGAGCACCGGACTCGCCTACATGATCCCGATCCGGGTGCTCGCCGGGTACGTGCCCGCGCTCGACGGCTTTGTCACCGGGGAACTGCCCGGATCCACCGGCACCATCACCATTCTGATCGGCGACCGGCGCGCCGCGCTCGACAGCGGGTTCTCCGAGGCCTTCGGCAAGGACCAGGCGGGCAGGCTGTTCACCGTGGACGCCACCGGCAAGAGCCCCGGCGAGGTGTCGTCCAGGATCGCCGAGGAACGCGAGCACTCGGCGGAACCGGCCACCGTGGCACTCGCCGGGGTGGACGGGTCCAGTCAGCCCGAGCAGTTGCTGCACGAGGTGGTGCGGCCGCTGCTCAAGGTCGGCGCGAAGGTGATCGTGCAGTTCAGCGAGGACGACGCGCCCGGCGTGCGGTTGGCCAGGGACTGGCAGCGCGACGAGAACACCGCCCGGCTGGACCGGCTGCGCGTGCTGGCCGCCGCGTTCGAGTCCGAAGAGGACAGTGTGCGGCGGCAGGCGCGGCGGCTGGGCGAGCGGATCCAGCCGTTGCCCGAGTTCTCCCAGCGCAGCGCCGAACTGGCCTTCCTGCTCGGGGCCGCCGACGCGGCCGAGCCCGCGCGGATGAACCGGCGCCTGGTGTCACTGGAGAAGTGGGTGCGGCGCCAGCGCGACCGGCTGGCCGCGTACAGGCACGAACTGGCCGCCAAGGCCGAAGAGTACGAGGAACTGCGCGGTCAGCTGAGCGCCTACAACGCGATGGCCGTGCGCCACGGGCTGATGGAGGACGAGGAACTGGCCGAGGTGTACCTGCCCGCGAAGGCGGCGCTGACCGCCCGTCCCTGCCTGCTGCCGGACGCGACCCCGCTGGTGCACTCCTACGCCACCGCGGTCCGGCGGAAACTGGCTCGCACATGA
- a CDS encoding serine/threonine-protein kinase, which translates to MSEGVLTCHGKPVGPGGFCDECGRRRVAPPPAPVAVPSSVRRGTESDVTGDSDFGSLPAVEVPDPATLVLTEPEYPVEQQFCGKCGGPVGRSYRGQPPLRHGFCEQDGEPFDFRPKLTAGERVGGQYDVLGCLAHGGLGWVYLATDSHLPDKYVVLKGVIDRHNARARQLAQVERDVLTRLEHPNIVRIVDFVEHGADDYIVMDYVGGLSLRSVLQRPELLRVEHVITYGRAILAALDYLHGEGLLYVDMTPNNVIHGDKRVKVIDLGATRAIGDHESVAVLTTGYKISDRERHEHGLTVRSDVYSVGRTLETLLEATPGAADSPGIESLRLVIRRATASYERRFTSAAEMSEQLDGVRREVLVQRPRRSARFENTPELLDAGLGTVPGLAYWTEPQPDVLDTGRPEPADAASWFPFPLPVPGDDAVETALTRARARIDRRDPRAAERSIGRAEELLGTTAAHDWRIAWHRGLLCLADASVEQADRKFGEVRQAWPAEDAPKLAVAYCAEVRGDNDRAQYLYQSVWSRDDSQVGAAFGLARCLLRRGDKDGDKDNAVTALDRVPGTSRHYDAARVAAVRIRVAAPVGQADLEDVVRRLPELFLDGEAAELLKTFVRQAALDHAGTDGWNGADLFGDPVTEHGLRLRLEASFRRIAGLARDETRYGLLVDRANDVRPMTLR; encoded by the coding sequence ATGAGCGAAGGCGTGCTGACCTGCCACGGGAAACCGGTGGGGCCCGGCGGGTTCTGCGACGAGTGCGGCCGCCGCCGGGTCGCGCCCCCGCCCGCGCCGGTCGCGGTGCCGTCGAGCGTGCGGCGCGGTACCGAGAGCGACGTGACCGGCGACAGCGACTTCGGCTCGCTGCCCGCGGTCGAGGTGCCCGATCCGGCGACGCTGGTGCTGACCGAGCCGGAATACCCGGTGGAGCAACAGTTCTGCGGGAAGTGCGGTGGCCCGGTGGGGCGCTCGTACCGCGGGCAGCCGCCGTTGCGGCACGGGTTCTGCGAGCAGGACGGAGAGCCGTTCGACTTCCGGCCGAAGCTGACCGCCGGTGAGCGCGTCGGCGGCCAGTACGACGTGCTCGGCTGCCTCGCGCACGGCGGGCTGGGCTGGGTGTACCTGGCCACCGACAGCCACCTGCCGGACAAGTACGTGGTGCTCAAGGGCGTGATCGACCGGCACAACGCCAGGGCGCGCCAGCTCGCGCAGGTCGAACGTGACGTGCTGACCCGGCTGGAACACCCGAACATCGTGCGGATCGTGGACTTCGTCGAGCACGGCGCCGACGACTACATCGTGATGGACTACGTCGGCGGCCTGTCCCTGCGCTCGGTGCTGCAACGGCCGGAGCTGCTGCGGGTCGAGCACGTGATCACCTACGGCCGCGCGATCCTCGCCGCGCTGGACTACCTCCACGGTGAAGGTCTGCTCTACGTGGACATGACGCCGAACAACGTGATCCACGGTGACAAGCGCGTCAAGGTGATCGATCTCGGGGCCACCAGGGCGATCGGCGACCACGAGAGCGTCGCCGTGCTGACCACCGGCTACAAGATCAGCGACCGGGAGCGCCACGAGCACGGGCTGACCGTGCGCTCCGACGTCTACTCGGTCGGCCGCACGCTGGAAACCCTGCTGGAGGCCACCCCGGGCGCGGCGGACAGTCCCGGCATCGAGTCGCTGCGGCTGGTCATCCGCCGCGCGACCGCCTCGTACGAGCGCCGGTTCACCAGTGCCGCCGAGATGTCCGAGCAACTGGACGGGGTCCGGCGCGAGGTGCTGGTCCAGCGGCCGCGGCGGTCGGCGCGGTTCGAGAACACACCCGAACTGCTCGACGCCGGACTCGGCACCGTGCCGGGACTGGCGTACTGGACCGAACCGCAGCCCGACGTGCTGGACACCGGCCGCCCGGAACCGGCGGATGCGGCGTCGTGGTTCCCGTTTCCGCTACCGGTCCCTGGAGACGACGCCGTGGAGACCGCGCTGACCAGGGCTCGCGCGCGGATCGACCGGCGGGACCCGCGCGCCGCCGAGCGCTCGATCGGCCGGGCCGAGGAACTGCTGGGGACCACCGCCGCGCACGACTGGCGGATCGCCTGGCACCGCGGGCTGCTCTGCCTTGCCGACGCCTCGGTCGAGCAGGCGGATCGGAAGTTCGGCGAGGTGCGGCAGGCGTGGCCCGCCGAGGACGCGCCGAAGCTGGCCGTCGCCTACTGCGCCGAGGTGCGCGGTGACAACGACCGGGCGCAGTACCTCTACCAGTCCGTGTGGTCCCGCGACGACAGCCAGGTCGGCGCCGCGTTCGGGCTGGCGCGGTGCCTGCTTCGCCGTGGTGACAAGGACGGCGACAAGGACAACGCCGTAACCGCGCTCGACAGGGTGCCGGGGACCTCGCGCCACTACGACGCCGCTCGCGTGGCCGCGGTGCGCATCCGCGTGGCCGCGCCGGTCGGCCAGGCCGATCTGGAGGACGTGGTGCGGCGGCTGCCGGAGCTGTTCCTGGACGGGGAAGCCGCGGAACTGCTGAAGACCTTCGTCCGCCAGGCCGCGCTGGACCACGCCGGGACCGATGGCTGGAACGGGGCGGACCTGTTCGGCGATCCGGTCACCGAGCACGGGCTGCGGCTGCGGCTGGAGGCCTCGTTCCGCCGGATCGCCGGGCTGGCCCGCGACGAAACCCGGTACGGCCTGCTGGTCGACCGGGCCAACGACGTCCGCCCGATGACGCTGAGGTGA
- a CDS encoding CU044_2847 family protein, producing MTEFVRFPLDGGGSVLVEVEVPHAVERAARPKNMLREAGVSFERALEEVRGAAAAALDKFRSMGPDEVELKFGVKLDAQAGAVIAKTGLQGQFEVKLKWLRDPAAVVPQEETVEDAAPAKSSEGEGE from the coding sequence GTGACGGAGTTCGTGCGGTTCCCGCTCGATGGCGGCGGTTCGGTACTGGTCGAAGTGGAGGTGCCGCACGCGGTCGAGCGCGCCGCGCGCCCGAAGAACATGCTCCGCGAGGCGGGGGTGTCCTTCGAACGCGCGCTGGAGGAGGTGCGGGGTGCGGCGGCCGCCGCGCTCGACAAGTTCCGCTCGATGGGCCCGGATGAGGTGGAGCTGAAGTTCGGCGTGAAGCTGGACGCGCAGGCGGGCGCGGTGATCGCGAAAACCGGGCTCCAGGGCCAGTTCGAGGTCAAGCTGAAGTGGCTGCGCGACCCGGCCGCGGTGGTGCCGCAGGAGGAGACCGTGGAGGACGCCGCTCCGGCGAAGTCCTCAGAGGGCGAGGGAGAGTAG
- a CDS encoding LysR family transcriptional regulator, producing the protein MRMDLTVPQLRAVVEVADAGGFTSAAQRLHLAQSSLSRAIGEVERRVGVALFERTTRKLELTPEGAEFVRIARGVLGSFDAGMRHFAGFLAGTSGHVRVATLPSLAAILLPPVVAAYSRAHPAVELSIEDALSGEVLDRVRAGEVDLAVTVVTEPLPDLDVRELAADRFCGIFPPGHPPVRDWASLAGEPFIAFGTSSSIRRLVDRALDAASVRTGRRTEARNIAAVAGLVAAGLGVSVVPGLVLPLVSFAGLEHAPLAGPAVDRTIAVVRDPARPLAPAVRAFVEALFTDRTELPPESLWLPR; encoded by the coding sequence ATGCGCATGGACCTGACCGTTCCGCAGTTGCGTGCCGTGGTCGAAGTGGCCGACGCGGGCGGCTTCACCAGTGCCGCCCAGCGCCTGCACCTGGCGCAGTCCTCGCTGAGCCGGGCGATCGGCGAGGTGGAGCGGCGCGTCGGGGTGGCCCTGTTCGAGCGCACCACGCGAAAGCTCGAACTGACCCCGGAGGGCGCGGAGTTCGTCCGGATCGCCCGTGGGGTGCTCGGCTCGTTCGACGCCGGGATGCGGCACTTCGCCGGGTTCCTGGCCGGGACCAGCGGGCACGTGCGCGTGGCCACCCTGCCCTCGCTCGCGGCGATCCTGCTGCCGCCGGTGGTGGCGGCCTACTCGCGGGCGCACCCGGCGGTGGAACTGTCCATCGAGGACGCGTTGTCCGGCGAGGTGCTCGACCGGGTGCGTGCGGGGGAAGTCGACCTGGCGGTGACTGTGGTGACCGAGCCACTGCCCGATCTCGACGTGCGCGAGCTGGCGGCCGACCGGTTCTGCGGCATCTTCCCGCCCGGCCACCCGCCGGTACGCGACTGGGCTTCGCTGGCTGGCGAGCCGTTCATCGCCTTCGGCACGTCGTCGAGCATCCGCCGCCTGGTCGACCGGGCGCTCGACGCCGCGTCGGTGCGCACCGGCCGCCGCACCGAAGCCAGGAACATCGCCGCGGTGGCCGGGCTGGTGGCCGCCGGGCTCGGGGTCTCCGTGGTGCCGGGACTGGTGCTGCCGCTGGTTTCCTTCGCCGGGCTGGAGCACGCGCCGCTGGCCGGGCCCGCCGTGGACCGGACCATCGCCGTGGTGCGCGATCCCGCCCGGCCGCTGGCCCCGGCGGTGCGGGCCTTCGTCGAGGCCCTGTTCACCGACCGGACCGAGCTGCCACCGGAATCACTGTGGCTGCCACGGTGA
- a CDS encoding vWA domain-containing protein, giving the protein MPVVSPENTEAGPEFELDLGQNKYLSPSDETMHVILTVRAVGAHPPAEAAELLLVDCSASMDWPPTKIAAARQATAVAIDTLRDGVHFGVVRGTGRAELVYPARGLVRANAETRAEAKAKARELIAGGGTAMSTWLSLAASLFEPHADVVRHAILLTDGKNESESPDRLGQVLEQCAGRFDCDARGIGDDWQPAELERICGSLHGQADAVLADADLAADFRHLIESAMGRVVPDLRLRIRTMPFTALRFARQVYPSKVDMTARVRPTGERTFELPTGGWAVEHREYHLCFEVDPAALPPGEDVQLGRIEPVGSAASCIVLGHLTEDLALSSRVDEQVSRHTEQAELRAIVQDGWRSYDNKATAEAVRRWGEALRLAVRLGDDNLITRLRRLIEEDTDGGFRLRDGLRPRDIKSAVIGSGMSMDSAVPRDTSEPDEPAGEDVPCRGCRRLLPPTAKVCGSCGTAVEAR; this is encoded by the coding sequence ATGCCGGTGGTGAGCCCCGAGAACACTGAAGCCGGGCCGGAGTTCGAGCTGGACCTCGGCCAGAACAAGTACCTGTCGCCGTCGGACGAGACCATGCACGTGATCCTCACCGTGCGGGCCGTCGGCGCGCACCCGCCCGCCGAGGCGGCTGAACTGCTGCTGGTGGACTGCTCGGCTTCGATGGACTGGCCGCCGACGAAGATCGCCGCCGCGCGCCAGGCGACCGCGGTCGCGATCGACACCCTGCGCGACGGCGTGCACTTCGGCGTGGTCCGCGGCACCGGCCGCGCGGAACTGGTCTACCCGGCGCGCGGGCTGGTGCGGGCGAACGCGGAGACCAGGGCCGAGGCGAAGGCGAAGGCACGCGAGCTGATCGCGGGCGGCGGCACCGCGATGAGCACCTGGCTCAGCCTGGCGGCGAGCCTGTTCGAACCGCACGCCGACGTGGTGCGCCACGCGATCCTGCTCACCGACGGCAAGAACGAGTCGGAGTCACCGGACCGGCTCGGGCAGGTGCTGGAGCAGTGCGCCGGCCGGTTCGACTGCGACGCGCGCGGCATCGGGGACGACTGGCAGCCCGCCGAACTGGAGCGGATCTGCGGTTCGCTGCACGGGCAGGCCGACGCGGTGCTGGCCGACGCGGACCTGGCCGCGGATTTCCGGCACCTGATCGAGTCGGCGATGGGCCGGGTGGTCCCGGACCTGCGGTTGCGCATCCGCACCATGCCGTTCACCGCGCTGCGGTTCGCCAGGCAGGTGTATCCGTCCAAAGTGGACATGACAGCGCGGGTGCGGCCCACCGGGGAGCGGACCTTCGAACTGCCGACCGGCGGCTGGGCGGTGGAGCACCGCGAGTACCACCTGTGCTTCGAGGTCGATCCCGCCGCGCTGCCGCCGGGCGAGGACGTCCAGCTCGGCCGGATCGAGCCGGTCGGCAGCGCGGCGAGCTGCATCGTGCTCGGCCACCTCACCGAGGACCTCGCCCTGTCCAGCCGGGTGGACGAGCAGGTCAGCAGGCACACCGAACAGGCCGAGCTGCGTGCGATCGTCCAGGACGGCTGGCGGTCCTACGACAACAAGGCGACGGCCGAGGCGGTCCGGCGGTGGGGCGAGGCGCTGCGGCTGGCGGTCCGGCTCGGCGACGACAACCTGATCACCCGGCTGCGGCGGCTGATCGAAGAAGACACCGACGGCGGCTTCCGGCTCAGGGACGGACTGCGCCCGCGTGACATCAAGTCCGCGGTGATCGGTTCCGGAATGTCCATGGATTCCGCCGTGCCGCGGGACACATCCGAACCGGACGAGCCCGCCGGGGAGGACGTGCCGTGCCGGGGGTGCCGCCGGTTGCTGCCCCCGACCGCGAAGGTGTGCGGAAGCTGCGGCACCGCGGTGGAGGCGCGATGA
- a CDS encoding ABC transporter substrate-binding protein codes for MRHSLRALLGVLLLGLSACSAGATGARPLTVLASWEGAEQQAFEAVLAEFERETGIEVAYRGTRSVSQVLRSDVQKGRPPDVAVLPNPGELARYVDSGDLRNIDGVLGEEPGEQWLPLQRLGTPSYYTVVVKADLKSLIWYRPGTLPGPPPRTWADLVALSGDLTARGRTPWCLGMESQSTSGWPGTDWIEDILLRRSGPEVYQRFAAGELPWTSTQVRQAWEDWGQLVAQPGAVRGGTNGALLLPFGDAAKPMFTTPPGCALDHFASSRISGYQQYELPGGAKPAVADFDFFPFPVVDATAEPAAQPAGVSADLAGMFVESAEAKALMRYLASERGQAVWPSRETSATFSINRNLLPQGVYRDPLSVRVAERLTSGPWCFDASDMMPATMSDAFQRAVLDYLGNPSGLERVLEALERVRAGIPADERLNLPCGR; via the coding sequence ATGAGACATTCACTGCGCGCGCTGCTCGGCGTGCTGCTGCTCGGGTTGAGCGCGTGCTCGGCCGGGGCCACCGGAGCCAGGCCCCTCACCGTGCTCGCTTCGTGGGAGGGCGCCGAACAGCAGGCCTTCGAAGCGGTGCTGGCGGAGTTCGAGCGGGAGACCGGGATCGAGGTCGCCTACCGCGGCACCCGGTCGGTCAGCCAGGTCCTGCGCTCGGACGTGCAGAAGGGCCGCCCGCCGGACGTCGCGGTGCTGCCGAACCCCGGTGAGCTGGCGCGTTACGTCGACAGCGGCGACCTGCGGAACATCGACGGCGTGCTCGGTGAAGAGCCCGGCGAGCAATGGCTGCCCCTGCAACGGCTCGGCACCCCGTCCTATTACACGGTGGTGGTGAAGGCCGATCTGAAGAGCCTGATCTGGTACCGCCCCGGCACCCTGCCGGGGCCACCGCCGCGCACCTGGGCGGACCTGGTCGCGCTCAGCGGGGACCTGACCGCTCGCGGGCGGACGCCGTGGTGCCTCGGCATGGAATCGCAGAGCACCTCGGGCTGGCCGGGCACCGACTGGATCGAAGACATCCTGCTGCGGCGCTCCGGCCCCGAGGTCTACCAGCGCTTCGCGGCGGGGGAGCTGCCGTGGACCTCGACGCAGGTCCGTCAGGCGTGGGAGGACTGGGGACAGCTGGTGGCGCAGCCGGGAGCGGTGCGTGGCGGCACGAACGGCGCGCTGCTGCTGCCTTTCGGGGACGCGGCCAAGCCGATGTTCACCACTCCGCCCGGCTGCGCGCTGGACCACTTCGCCTCGTCCAGGATCAGCGGCTACCAGCAGTACGAGCTGCCGGGTGGGGCGAAACCGGCGGTGGCGGATTTCGACTTCTTCCCGTTCCCGGTGGTGGACGCCACCGCCGAACCGGCCGCCCAGCCCGCCGGGGTGTCGGCGGACCTGGCGGGCATGTTCGTCGAATCGGCGGAGGCCAAGGCACTGATGCGGTACCTGGCTTCCGAACGCGGACAGGCGGTGTGGCCGTCCAGGGAGACCAGCGCGACCTTCTCGATCAACCGGAATTTGCTGCCCCAGGGCGTCTACCGCGATCCGCTGAGCGTGCGGGTGGCGGAGCGGCTGACTTCGGGACCTTGGTGCTTCGACGCGTCGGACATGATGCCCGCGACGATGAGCGACGCCTTCCAGCGGGCCGTGCTCGACTACCTGGGAAATCCCAGCGGCCTGGAGCGGGTGCTCGAAGCGCTGGAACGGGTCCGGGCCGGCATTCCCGCCGACGAACGGCTCAACCTGCCCTGCGGACGATAG
- a CDS encoding acyclic terpene utilization AtuA family protein gives MRTTRIGSGAGFAGDRFEPAEILVRRAGLADLVLECLAERTIALGQQRRLTDPDAGYDPRLLTRFRRLLPLAAEHGVRVLSNMGAANPLAAGRATAALLTELGLDRSVAVVTGDDVLDRIDPRTPALEDGVPLEDHGELVSANAYLGADAILPALGADVVLTGRVADPSLFLAPLADRLGWDLADPPRAAAGTLIGHLLECAGQLTGGYFADPGRKEVPGLAELGFPFADVTADGSAVFGKPESTGGLLSRATVREQLLYEITDPTAYLTPDVELDLREVTVRETGPDRVAVAGAVGRTRPTRLKVSVGYRAGFRAEAEISYEGPNAAERARLAGEIVTRRLPEPPRIQLSTSDSESRLRVAALTPSRDAADVVCHEVEALYTNGPAGGGGVRTSTTEVIGIVSALLDREIAEPRVTTFGPVR, from the coding sequence ATGCGAACGACACGAATCGGCAGTGGCGCGGGCTTCGCCGGTGACCGCTTCGAACCGGCGGAGATCCTGGTGCGCCGGGCCGGCCTGGCAGATCTGGTGCTGGAGTGCCTGGCCGAGCGCACGATCGCGCTCGGCCAGCAGCGCAGGCTCACCGATCCGGACGCCGGGTACGACCCACGACTGCTGACGCGCTTCCGCCGCCTGCTGCCGCTGGCCGCCGAACACGGGGTGCGCGTGCTCAGCAACATGGGCGCGGCCAATCCGCTCGCCGCCGGGCGCGCGACCGCGGCGCTGCTCACCGAACTCGGGCTCGACCGCAGCGTCGCGGTGGTCACCGGCGACGACGTGCTCGACCGGATCGACCCCCGCACCCCGGCGCTCGAAGACGGCGTGCCGCTGGAAGACCACGGCGAACTGGTCTCCGCCAACGCCTATCTCGGCGCGGACGCGATCCTGCCCGCGCTCGGCGCGGACGTCGTGCTCACCGGACGGGTCGCCGACCCGTCGCTGTTCCTCGCCCCGCTCGCCGACCGGCTCGGCTGGGACCTGGCCGATCCACCGCGTGCGGCCGCGGGCACGCTGATCGGCCACCTGCTCGAATGCGCCGGTCAGCTCACCGGCGGTTACTTCGCCGACCCCGGTCGCAAGGAGGTGCCGGGACTCGCCGAACTCGGCTTCCCGTTCGCCGACGTCACCGCCGACGGCTCGGCTGTCTTCGGCAAACCGGAGAGCACCGGCGGCCTGCTCTCACGGGCGACCGTGCGCGAGCAGCTGCTGTACGAGATCACCGATCCCACCGCGTACCTGACCCCGGACGTGGAACTGGACCTGCGCGAGGTGACCGTGCGCGAGACCGGCCCCGACCGGGTGGCGGTGGCGGGCGCGGTCGGCCGGACCCGGCCGACACGGCTGAAGGTGAGCGTCGGCTACCGGGCCGGGTTCCGCGCGGAAGCCGAGATCTCCTACGAGGGCCCGAACGCGGCCGAACGCGCGCGACTGGCCGGGGAGATCGTCACCCGGCGGCTCCCGGAACCACCCCGGATCCAGCTGTCCACATCGGACAGCGAAAGCCGCTTGCGGGTGGCCGCGCTGACCCCGTCCCGCGACGCGGCCGACGTGGTCTGCCACGAGGTCGAAGCCCTGTACACCAACGGACCCGCCGGTGGTGGCGGGGTACGCACGAGCACCACGGAGGTCATCGGCATCGTGTCCGCACTGCTCGACCGGGAGATCGCCGAACCACGGGTCACCACCTTCGGGCCGGTGCGATGA